One Deinococcus psychrotolerans genomic window carries:
- a CDS encoding recombinase family protein, with amino-acid sequence MHAIAYYRVSRQKQAASGLGLEAQQANVARFARSRGYEVIASFTEIETGTNKRHRPELARALEQARREGAELLIAKLDRLARNVHFVSGLMESKVKFTAVDLPEVDSLTVHILAAVAEQEAKMISTRTRDALQAAKMRGVKLGTPGNLTSEARQRGSQAGRQRAIEVYRLVSGYIQLLRSQGLSLQKIASRLNLEGHRTVMGKRWQPTQVRNVLLRSMSSGTDH; translated from the coding sequence ATGCACGCCATCGCCTATTACCGCGTCTCCCGCCAGAAACAGGCCGCCTCCGGTCTCGGCCTCGAAGCCCAGCAAGCCAATGTCGCCCGGTTCGCCCGGTCACGTGGGTACGAAGTGATTGCCTCATTCACGGAAATTGAGACTGGCACCAACAAGCGTCACAGGCCCGAACTCGCCCGCGCCCTCGAGCAGGCCAGACGGGAAGGGGCTGAACTGCTGATCGCCAAACTGGACCGACTTGCTAGAAACGTCCATTTCGTCTCCGGCTTGATGGAGAGCAAGGTCAAATTCACGGCCGTCGATCTGCCGGAAGTGGATTCATTGACGGTTCACATCCTTGCCGCCGTGGCCGAACAGGAAGCCAAGATGATCTCGACGCGCACCCGAGATGCACTCCAGGCGGCCAAAATGCGGGGCGTCAAACTCGGCACGCCAGGGAATCTCACCTCAGAAGCGAGGCAGCGCGGTTCACAGGCCGGGCGGCAGCGGGCCATCGAGGTGTACCGGCTGGTCAGCGGCTACATTCAGCTGCTCAGATCACAGGGCCTGTCGTTGCAAAAAATTGCTTCGCGCCTCAATCTCGAAGGCCACCGCACGGTCATGGGCAAACGGTGGCAACCGACTCAGGTCAGAAACGTACTGCTCAGAAGTATGAGTTCGGGAACGGATCATTGA
- a CDS encoding type II toxin-antitoxin system death-on-curing family toxin: MPEGLTLAEVIDLHERQLTRYGGGAGLREPGLLESALAQPTQEIFGQRRFPSVPAQAAAYLYYVSRAHAFIDANKRTALSCALVWLAMHDLRLTLSLDDLFDLTLNIAQGRTPLEEAVSQFEVAAQTVD, translated from the coding sequence ATGCCTGAAGGATTGACGCTCGCAGAAGTCATTGACCTTCACGAGCGTCAACTCACGCGCTACGGGGGCGGAGCGGGATTGCGGGAGCCTGGGCTGCTTGAAAGCGCATTGGCGCAGCCGACTCAGGAGATCTTCGGGCAGCGCCGATTCCCCAGCGTACCCGCTCAAGCGGCGGCTTACCTTTATTACGTCTCACGTGCTCACGCTTTCATCGATGCGAACAAACGAACCGCTTTGAGCTGCGCCCTAGTGTGGCTGGCCATGCATGATCTGCGCCTCACCCTGAGTCTGGATGACCTCTTCGACCTGACGCTGAACATCGCTCAGGGCCGGACGCCGTTGGAAGAGGCTGTTAGCCAGTTCGAGGTAGCAGCTCAGACGGTGGATTGA
- a CDS encoding MazF family transcriptional regulator, protein MRKTLSRLGNSEALVITREMKELTGIGSEVEIEIQGNAIVITPAQTATLPAQLERQAKFAAARDQILTEYDDLFRRLADA, encoded by the coding sequence ATGCGAAAGACCCTCTCCAGACTCGGCAACAGTGAAGCGCTCGTCATCACCAGGGAGATGAAGGAACTGACCGGCATCGGCAGTGAGGTGGAGATCGAGATTCAGGGCAACGCCATCGTCATCACGCCCGCCCAGACCGCCACCCTTCCCGCCCAGCTCGAGCGTCAGGCGAAGTTCGCGGCGGCCCGAGACCAGATCCTCACAGAATACGATGACCTCTTCCGGCGGCTGGCGGATGCCTGA
- a CDS encoding GGDEF domain-containing protein — MEQPLDIAELARATLYLGYGLTNQGNFNGAEPELQRALHLYVELADQKGQCDSLNVLGIVKARRGRPVEALELFLQVRQLSVTLKNVEGEANALLNIGATYNNMSDHPNALHYHLLALGLSRQHALPSVERRTLNNLSVSYNGIGGHDDALEAAVACLKVHDEDDPMLDALALRNAGYAHFGLKQFPEAQAMYLQARVLMEQAGDQAEISSLDLLLGRVEQQQGRLEEARHLFERSLEISQTIGDEGVEIESLLRLGELLGTSGQVQDALSALNRARTLAEHGQLRSELCEIDLALSKLYRRAGRYQEALTHLEQHLQLNKELFSAASDQRLQSLRVQFDLEQAEHERQAAQHLNAKLEETNRDLQAAQAQTAELLTRLEQHANEDALTGLPNRRAFDVALTGLSPDQQLGIVVCDIDHFKSVNDRFSHLVGDQVLRQVGVLLKSQLRRGDLLARYGGEEFVLLMTEANSPTALKVCERLRRTIEAVLLTPQGHPRQCLD, encoded by the coding sequence TTGGAGCAGCCCTTAGACATCGCTGAATTGGCCCGTGCCACCCTTTATCTCGGGTATGGACTGACGAATCAGGGAAATTTCAATGGGGCGGAACCCGAACTTCAGCGGGCACTGCACCTCTACGTCGAACTGGCAGATCAGAAGGGCCAGTGCGACAGTCTGAACGTACTGGGGATCGTCAAGGCCCGCCGAGGCCGTCCCGTCGAAGCGCTGGAACTCTTCTTGCAGGTCAGGCAGCTGAGCGTGACCTTGAAAAATGTCGAAGGCGAGGCCAACGCGCTCCTCAACATCGGGGCGACCTACAACAACATGAGTGATCATCCCAATGCACTGCATTACCACCTTCTGGCTCTGGGACTGAGTCGGCAACATGCTCTGCCCTCCGTAGAACGGCGCACCCTTAACAATCTCAGTGTGTCCTACAATGGGATAGGGGGGCACGACGACGCGCTGGAGGCCGCCGTCGCTTGTCTGAAGGTGCACGATGAAGACGATCCCATGCTGGACGCCTTGGCGCTCCGGAATGCCGGGTACGCCCATTTTGGACTCAAGCAATTCCCGGAAGCTCAGGCCATGTATCTGCAAGCCCGCGTGCTGATGGAGCAAGCCGGAGACCAGGCCGAGATTTCCAGTCTCGATCTGCTCCTAGGGCGGGTAGAGCAGCAGCAGGGGAGACTGGAAGAGGCGCGGCACCTGTTTGAACGGAGTCTGGAGATCTCCCAGACCATTGGAGATGAGGGTGTAGAGATCGAAAGCCTGCTGCGTCTGGGCGAACTGCTGGGAACGTCGGGTCAGGTGCAGGATGCATTGAGCGCCCTGAACCGCGCACGTACCCTGGCTGAACACGGTCAACTCCGCAGTGAGCTGTGCGAAATTGATCTGGCGCTGTCAAAGCTTTACCGGCGGGCAGGGCGCTACCAGGAGGCGCTGACTCACCTTGAACAGCATCTCCAGCTCAATAAAGAGCTGTTCAGTGCCGCTTCCGATCAGCGGCTTCAGAGCTTGAGAGTACAGTTCGATCTGGAGCAAGCTGAGCACGAACGGCAGGCGGCGCAGCACCTGAACGCCAAGTTAGAGGAAACCAACCGTGATCTGCAGGCGGCCCAGGCCCAGACCGCCGAGTTACTCACGCGGCTTGAGCAGCACGCCAATGAAGACGCGCTGACCGGGCTGCCCAACCGCCGGGCCTTCGATGTCGCCCTGACCGGATTGTCGCCGGATCAGCAGCTCGGCATCGTGGTGTGCGACATCGATCACTTCAAGTCGGTGAATGACCGCTTCTCCCACCTGGTCGGTGATCAGGTGCTGCGTCAGGTGGGTGTGCTGCTCAAGAGCCAGTTGCGCCGGGGCGATCTACTCGCCCGCTACGGCGGTGAAGAGTTCGTGCTGCTGATGACCGAGGCCAATTCTCCAACAGCCCTGAAGGTCTGTGAGCGTCTGAGACGAACGATTGAGGCCGTCCTCCTGACGCCACAAGGTCACCCCCGTCAGTGCCTTGACTGA
- a CDS encoding PRC and DUF2382 domain-containing protein has protein sequence MSEHDFVRLSDLTRDQSDNTSADGVYDPTGDIAYGSNGEKIGTVRDALVEYDTGLIRYFLVDANAKQVLIPVGNARLDDQGVYFDQLTNEQVGHMRSYSFEEGYGPEAQEADERVLRGAHTTETTGERVLHAAQPGAQGTPPVIQDEAQTSYRQQAQRTPDRLRLLEERLVVNKDRFVAGSVEISKHVETRQEQVNVALQREEIVIERHPVTEVRAAAEGTVLGAASETIQVDLEAERANVGKEAYVTEEIGVGKRTVTDNQTVTETVGREVLDVTKTGEVRLEGHQTAATDPKTTR, from the coding sequence ATGAGTGAACATGATTTTGTCCGCCTCTCCGACCTGACCCGCGACCAGAGCGATAACACCAGTGCTGATGGGGTCTACGATCCGACCGGTGACATTGCCTACGGCAGCAACGGCGAGAAAATCGGCACCGTTCGGGACGCGTTGGTCGAGTACGACACCGGCCTCATCCGCTACTTTCTGGTTGACGCCAATGCTAAGCAGGTGCTGATTCCAGTCGGCAACGCCCGACTGGATGACCAGGGTGTATATTTCGATCAGCTCACCAATGAACAGGTTGGCCACATGCGGAGCTATAGCTTCGAAGAGGGTTACGGCCCAGAAGCGCAGGAAGCCGATGAGCGCGTGCTGCGCGGAGCGCACACGACGGAGACGACCGGTGAACGCGTCCTCCATGCTGCTCAGCCAGGTGCGCAAGGCACGCCCCCCGTCATCCAGGACGAGGCCCAGACCAGCTACCGTCAGCAGGCGCAGCGCACACCAGATAGATTGCGGCTGCTCGAAGAGCGCTTGGTCGTGAACAAAGACCGCTTCGTGGCTGGCAGCGTGGAGATCAGCAAACACGTCGAAACCCGTCAGGAGCAGGTCAATGTGGCTTTGCAGCGCGAGGAAATCGTCATCGAGCGTCATCCGGTCACCGAGGTTCGCGCCGCTGCTGAGGGCACGGTGCTGGGCGCAGCCAGTGAGACCATCCAGGTAGACCTCGAAGCTGAGCGTGCCAACGTCGGGAAGGAAGCGTACGTCACCGAGGAGATCGGTGTGGGCAAACGTACCGTGACCGATAACCAGACAGTCACGGAAACCGTCGGCAGGGAGGTTCTGGACGTGACAAAAACGGGAGAGGTGCGTTTAGAAGGCCATCAGACTGCCGCAACCGATCCCAAAACCACTCGCTAA
- a CDS encoding diacylglycerol/lipid kinase family protein, with the protein MTSESSMPFKSALIIVNPKSGQGESGVEQFAQYLKDAQVRVEIRETTADGTPDDYVRDLENFDALVGAGGDGTVSSLAYAARSFNKPYLPYPAGTANLIAQNLDLPKDPRELADLFLSGRTVVLDLAELEVDGKVHGFAMLAGLGLDAAMIRDSEHTKDRLGVAAYVASALKQLRPQHAHFKLTLDGKDHQVEGMGVMVANFGMANYRVPITGDVSPADGKLTVIVLKGSNITSLLPTLLGSLRAKLHLGNADLGDSLETFDAAEVSVQASQALPAQYDGETLEGDVEVLKARVLPGAVRYFTPAALKDLTT; encoded by the coding sequence ATGACTTCTGAATCTTCAATGCCCTTCAAGAGTGCCCTGATCATCGTCAATCCAAAGAGCGGTCAGGGAGAGAGTGGCGTCGAGCAGTTCGCCCAGTACCTCAAAGACGCCCAGGTGCGTGTCGAAATCCGTGAAACCACAGCTGACGGGACGCCGGACGACTATGTCCGGGATTTAGAGAACTTCGACGCCCTGGTCGGCGCGGGCGGGGACGGAACCGTCAGCAGCCTGGCCTACGCTGCCCGGTCATTTAATAAGCCGTATTTGCCCTATCCAGCGGGCACAGCCAATCTGATCGCCCAGAATCTCGATCTGCCCAAAGACCCGCGTGAGCTGGCCGACCTGTTCCTATCCGGCCGGACCGTGGTGCTTGACCTGGCTGAGCTTGAGGTGGACGGCAAGGTTCACGGTTTTGCCATGCTGGCAGGGCTGGGACTCGACGCAGCCATGATCCGCGACAGTGAACACACCAAAGATCGCCTGGGTGTGGCCGCTTACGTAGCGAGCGCCTTGAAGCAGCTCCGTCCCCAGCACGCCCACTTCAAGCTGACGCTGGACGGCAAAGACCATCAGGTCGAGGGGATGGGCGTGATGGTTGCTAACTTCGGGATGGCCAATTACCGGGTGCCGATCACTGGCGATGTGAGTCCCGCAGACGGGAAGCTGACGGTAATCGTCCTAAAGGGCAGCAATATTACGAGCCTGCTTCCGACGCTGCTCGGTAGTCTCCGGGCCAAACTGCATCTGGGGAACGCTGATCTCGGCGACAGTCTGGAAACATTCGATGCCGCAGAGGTCAGCGTGCAGGCCAGTCAAGCCTTACCCGCGCAGTATGATGGGGAAACCCTTGAAGGAGACGTTGAGGTCTTGAAAGCCAGGGTGCTTCCAGGAGCAGTTCGCTACTTTACACCAGCGGCCTTGAAGGATCTGACGACTTGA
- a CDS encoding polyphosphate kinase 2 family protein: MKTESYQVREGKKLSLKEYDPNETTGVTKEEAAVRKPQLQLHLVKLQERLHAEEKQSLLVVLQTRDAGGKDGTIKHVFTGLNPQGVNVTGFKEPTPLELSHDFLWRVHAHTPVAGMIGVFNRSYYEDVLVTRVHGEVDKQEVERRYDEIRAFEISLQNRGTRILKLHLNISKDEQKKRFQDRLDDPEKHWKFSQNDLDERALWDDYTKAYQDTLSATSTATAPWYIIPANHKWFRNDLIMHILLETLNDMNPQFPKVDFDPSKIIIE; the protein is encoded by the coding sequence ATGAAAACGGAGTCATATCAGGTTCGTGAGGGCAAGAAGTTGAGCCTCAAGGAGTACGACCCCAACGAGACCACAGGCGTCACCAAGGAAGAGGCCGCCGTCCGCAAACCTCAGCTTCAGCTGCACCTGGTCAAGCTTCAGGAACGGTTGCACGCCGAAGAAAAGCAGAGCTTGCTGGTGGTACTCCAGACCCGCGATGCTGGCGGCAAAGACGGGACGATCAAGCACGTCTTCACCGGGCTCAATCCGCAGGGCGTCAATGTCACGGGGTTCAAAGAGCCGACCCCGCTGGAGCTGAGCCATGATTTCCTCTGGCGGGTTCACGCGCACACACCAGTCGCGGGAATGATCGGCGTCTTCAACCGCTCTTACTACGAGGACGTGCTGGTGACACGGGTTCACGGTGAGGTGGACAAGCAGGAAGTCGAGCGCCGGTATGACGAGATCCGCGCCTTCGAGATTTCTCTCCAGAACCGTGGCACCCGGATCCTGAAGCTTCATCTGAACATCAGCAAGGATGAACAGAAAAAGCGCTTCCAGGATCGGCTGGACGATCCTGAAAAGCACTGGAAGTTCAGCCAGAACGACCTCGATGAGCGTGCCCTCTGGGACGACTACACCAAGGCTTATCAGGACACGCTCAGCGCCACCAGTACCGCCACCGCCCCGTGGTACATCATTCCCGCTAACCACAAGTGGTTCAGGAACGACTTGATCATGCATATTCTGCTGGAGACCCTCAACGATATGAATCCTCAGTTTCCCAAGGTGGACTTCGATCCCAGCAAAATCATCATCGAATGA
- a CDS encoding alpha/beta fold hydrolase: MTIVIVPGLGCASWMYLRLARLLAQHHTVWLYDPPGHGLSRGHRNDPVITEQLTDHLAMWLEAQQLKRPVLLGHSLGGEVIIELAVRYPQLAGALIAVAPTGIPENPSLLKQMRRLVRDIPRERLAFLPLSLIAYLRTGGRRFYRLARAVEHQSALPFLVLICCPVLLIGGARDPVVSSGALQRLTGGWPHLQVVELAGAPHALTDANADAVTEQIQRWLGGIHLTEQAD; the protein is encoded by the coding sequence GTGACCATCGTGATCGTTCCGGGGCTCGGCTGCGCTTCATGGATGTATCTTCGGCTCGCCCGCTTGCTCGCCCAGCACCACACCGTCTGGCTCTATGATCCTCCGGGGCACGGGCTCTCCCGAGGTCACCGGAACGATCCAGTCATTACCGAGCAGTTGACCGATCACCTGGCGATGTGGCTGGAGGCGCAGCAGCTCAAGCGTCCGGTGCTTCTTGGTCATTCCCTAGGTGGAGAAGTAATCATCGAGCTCGCCGTGCGGTATCCCCAGTTGGCGGGAGCGTTGATCGCGGTAGCACCCACCGGCATTCCCGAGAATCCCAGCCTCCTCAAGCAGATGCGGCGGTTGGTTCGGGACATCCCCCGAGAACGGCTGGCCTTTTTGCCGCTGTCCCTGATTGCTTACCTCCGGACTGGGGGGCGACGCTTCTACCGGCTTGCACGCGCGGTTGAGCACCAAAGTGCGCTCCCATTCTTGGTGCTGATCTGCTGCCCGGTGCTGCTGATTGGCGGCGCTCGCGATCCGGTGGTGTCTTCGGGAGCCTTGCAGCGGCTGACCGGGGGCTGGCCTCATCTTCAGGTAGTTGAGCTGGCAGGAGCGCCGCACGCCTTGACAGATGCCAACGCCGATGCGGTGACTGAGCAGATACAGCGGTGGTTGGGTGGCATTCACTTGACTGAACAGGCTGATTGA